In a genomic window of Candidatus Hydrogenedentota bacterium:
- a CDS encoding SAM-dependent DNA methyltransferase, with protein MDQATHNKIVSFIWGIADDVLRDLFKRGKYPDVILPMCVIRRMDAVLEPTKPQVLETKKMLDDAQITEQRAALCDAAGQAFYNTSKFTLRDLKSRGSQQQLLADFEDYLNGFSSNVQDILENFKFRNQLQTLSRADAIGTLINKFLDPDIDLSPAGIDNHAMGTVFEELVRKFNEDNNEEAGQHWTPRDAVRLMANLIFLPIEDEIKSGTYLLYDCACGTGGMLTVAEETLVAIAAKRGQQVKCLPYGQEINPETYAVCKADMLLKGEGESADHIVGGAEWSTLSHDAFPAQEFDFMLANPPYGKSWKKDLEAMGGKEGMRDPRFKVMHNGEELSLVTRSSDGQMLFLANMASKMNGKSALGSRIAEVHNGSSLFTGDAGQGESNIRRWIIENDWLEAIVALPLNLFYNTGIATYIWVLSNRKATHRKGQVQLIDATQWFKPLRKNLGKKNCELSPEDIERINRTFLEFKETPESKLFPNAAFGYWKVTVERPLRLHSQFSLKAIETLRFTSGDEDIRTVLNEEFGDLLFENFPKVATQVEARLADWGSDEEEGDDEEGGSTKKGLPEKKKKKLLDPKTWERDGRLVEAATKLRAALGDQPFEDHNVFRDRVNAALKDGGIKLGAADLKQIFKAVSWREESAPPVIAKVHKPGKIKADPLRGLVEATVDGKSAIVEYEPDSDLRDTEQVPLLEEGGIEAFIRREVLPYTPDAWIKESATKIGYEISFTRHFYKPQPLRTLEEISADILAIEKEAEGLLDGLLKGVR; from the coding sequence ATGGATCAAGCCACACACAACAAGATCGTCTCCTTCATTTGGGGCATCGCCGACGATGTCCTGCGCGATTTGTTCAAGCGTGGGAAATATCCGGATGTCATCCTGCCCATGTGCGTCATCCGACGTATGGACGCCGTGCTCGAACCGACCAAGCCGCAGGTGCTTGAGACGAAGAAGATGCTCGACGACGCGCAGATTACGGAGCAGCGCGCCGCCCTCTGCGATGCTGCCGGCCAGGCCTTCTACAATACATCGAAGTTCACCCTGCGTGATCTTAAGTCGCGGGGCAGCCAGCAACAGCTCCTGGCCGACTTCGAAGACTACCTCAACGGCTTCTCGTCGAACGTCCAGGACATCCTGGAAAACTTCAAATTCCGCAACCAGCTCCAGACCCTCTCTCGGGCCGACGCCATCGGCACGCTGATCAACAAGTTCCTCGATCCCGACATCGACCTCTCCCCCGCTGGTATCGACAACCACGCCATGGGCACCGTCTTCGAGGAGTTGGTTCGAAAGTTCAACGAGGACAACAACGAAGAGGCGGGTCAGCACTGGACCCCGCGCGACGCAGTACGCCTCATGGCCAATCTCATCTTTTTGCCCATCGAGGACGAGATCAAGTCCGGCACCTACCTCCTCTACGACTGCGCCTGTGGCACCGGCGGCATGCTCACGGTTGCGGAGGAGACGCTCGTGGCCATCGCTGCGAAGCGAGGTCAACAGGTCAAGTGCCTGCCCTACGGCCAGGAGATCAACCCCGAGACCTACGCCGTCTGCAAGGCGGACATGCTGCTCAAGGGCGAAGGCGAGAGCGCCGACCACATCGTCGGTGGTGCCGAATGGTCCACCCTGTCGCACGATGCCTTCCCCGCGCAAGAGTTCGATTTCATGCTCGCCAATCCGCCCTACGGCAAGAGCTGGAAGAAAGATCTGGAGGCCATGGGCGGCAAGGAAGGGATGCGCGATCCGCGCTTCAAGGTCATGCACAACGGCGAGGAGCTTTCCCTCGTCACCCGCTCCAGCGATGGCCAAATGCTCTTCCTGGCCAACATGGCCTCGAAGATGAACGGCAAGTCCGCCCTGGGCAGCCGCATCGCCGAAGTACACAACGGTTCCTCCCTCTTCACGGGGGATGCGGGCCAAGGCGAGAGCAACATTCGCCGGTGGATCATCGAAAACGACTGGCTCGAAGCCATTGTCGCCCTCCCCCTCAATCTCTTCTACAACACCGGCATCGCCACCTACATCTGGGTGCTTTCCAACCGGAAGGCCACCCACCGCAAGGGCCAGGTCCAGCTCATTGATGCCACCCAATGGTTCAAACCGCTTCGGAAAAACCTCGGCAAGAAAAACTGCGAACTTTCCCCCGAGGATATCGAACGGATCAACCGCACCTTCCTTGAATTCAAAGAGACACCCGAATCGAAGCTATTCCCCAACGCCGCCTTTGGCTACTGGAAAGTCACCGTCGAGCGTCCCTTGCGCCTGCACAGCCAGTTCTCCCTCAAGGCCATCGAGACGCTCCGCTTCACTTCCGGCGACGAGGACATCCGCACCGTGCTCAACGAGGAATTCGGTGACCTTCTGTTCGAGAATTTCCCGAAAGTCGCCACCCAGGTCGAGGCCCGACTGGCCGATTGGGGCAGCGACGAGGAAGAAGGTGACGACGAAGAAGGCGGCTCGACGAAAAAGGGCCTGCCCGAGAAGAAGAAAAAGAAGCTCCTCGACCCGAAGACCTGGGAGCGCGACGGCCGCCTGGTCGAAGCCGCCACGAAACTCCGGGCCGCCCTGGGCGATCAGCCCTTTGAGGACCACAATGTTTTCCGCGACCGGGTGAACGCCGCCCTGAAAGACGGGGGGATAAAGCTCGGCGCTGCGGATCTCAAGCAAATCTTCAAGGCCGTGAGCTGGCGCGAGGAGTCCGCACCGCCCGTCATCGCCAAGGTCCATAAGCCGGGCAAAATCAAGGCCGACCCCTTGCGCGGACTCGTCGAAGCCACCGTGGACGGCAAGAGCGCCATCGTAGAGTATGAGCCCGATTCCGATCTACGCGACACCGAGCAGGTCCCGCTCCTGGAGGAAGGCGGCATCGAGGCCTTCATCCGCCGCGAGGTCCTGCCCTACACCCCCGACGCCTGGATCAAAGAAAGCGCCACCAAAATCGGCTATGAAATCAGCTTCACCCGCCACTTCTACAAGCCGCAACCGCTGCGGACGCTGGAAGAAATCAGCGCCGACATCCTCGCCATCGAGAAGGAGGCCGAAGGCCTGCTGGATGGCCTGCTGAAGGGGGTACGCTAG